TTAGAGATGATTGCGAGATATTGTTGTGCAGTTGGGATAATAAATCGCGTGGCTGTGATAAAAACATGGGGATACACAAAGAGTTAAGTTTCTTAAAATGTGGGGAATATCAACAATGGAACATAACTTCAGCACCCAGGTCTCCTTATATCAAATCTGTAATAGACGAAGTTATTCATAGATTAAAAATTTACAAGCCTTGGATTTATGGTGTAGGAATGAAAGGCGTATTAAATACTACAGGCCCAATTCCATTTTCCATTGGCATTGAAAAAATCAAGAAAACCGATTTTTTCCATCATGAAGAAAACCATCGGAACATCGGATTTAAATACCGTAATGTTACCAATGAGATAATAAATAAATTTAACAGAAACCATTACAGCAAGCTAAAAGACTCCATTGTTATTCTGGAAGGAAACGACAAATTTTATTATAGATTATGGTTGTTATTTGTTTATCCACTACAGCGACTTAAGAAAAACATTATTAATGAAACTAAAGGCGTAATAAGAAAAATGAAACGTATCTTCTGTGAGAAACCTCAATAGATACTAACGTCTCATAAATTCAAGGTCGGACGAATAAAAACAGTAGGATCTTCTGGTTCGTTCGATTGCCTGTCTATCCAGAATTCGATTCAACGATTGCCGTCATGTACACCTCAGCAAGCTGATTTTCAGGAAAATGGGTAAAGGAATAAACAACCCCCGTTTTACAAATAGCCTTATCCTCACTAACCCGATAAAATCACCCCAGCGATAACCGATAACAGTAAACCTTATGCTACAAACTCTCTACACCATTATCCTGTACCTCATCCAACCGTTGATTTGGCTTCGCCTGTGGCTTCGCGGCCGTAAGGCTCCTGCCTATCGTCGGCGCTGGGGTGAACGCTACGGTTTTTGTGCAGAGAAGGTCAAACCAGACGGTATCATGCTGCATTCGGTGTCGGTGGGTGAAACGCTGGCCGCCATTCCCTTAGTGAGAGCGCTGCGCCATCGTTATCCCAATCTGCCGATCACAGTAACAACCATGACGCCAACCGGTTCCGAGCGCGTGCGTTCCGCTTTTGGCGACACGGTCTATCACGTTTACCTGCCTTATGATTTGCCCAGCGCTCTGAAACGCTTTTTTGACCAGGTTCGTCCGAAAATCGTCATCATTATGGAAACAGAGCTATGGCCAAACCTGATTGCAGAGCTGCATAAACGTGACATTCCGCTGGTTATTGCAAACGCAAGGCTGTCAGAGCGATCTGCGGCGGGTTATAAGAAAATAGGCAAGCTAATGCGCCATATCTTGCAGCGCATTACCCTCGTTGCCGCACAGAATCAGGAAGACGGGAATCGATTTATCGATCTTGGCCTGAAGCGCTCAAGCCTGAAAGTGACCGGCAGTCTTAAATTTGATATTTCTGTGACGCCGGA
The genomic region above belongs to Pectobacterium colocasium and contains:
- a CDS encoding glycosyltransferase family 32 protein; translation: MKIPKKIHQIYTKGINELPEEVLASIEKLKKINPTWEYSFYDEKSIVEYIEKHYGKETLQIYLSIDPKYGAARADLFRYLLIYIEGGVYLDIKSSCLIPFDEVIRDDCEILLCSWDNKSRGCDKNMGIHKELSFLKCGEYQQWNITSAPRSPYIKSVIDEVIHRLKIYKPWIYGVGMKGVLNTTGPIPFSIGIEKIKKTDFFHHEENHRNIGFKYRNVTNEIINKFNRNHYSKLKDSIVILEGNDKFYYRLWLLFVYPLQRLKKNIINETKGVIRKMKRIFCEKPQ
- the waaA gene encoding lipid IV(A) 3-deoxy-D-manno-octulosonic acid transferase; amino-acid sequence: MLQTLYTIILYLIQPLIWLRLWLRGRKAPAYRRRWGERYGFCAEKVKPDGIMLHSVSVGETLAAIPLVRALRHRYPNLPITVTTMTPTGSERVRSAFGDTVYHVYLPYDLPSALKRFFDQVRPKIVIIMETELWPNLIAELHKRDIPLVIANARLSERSAAGYKKIGKLMRHILQRITLVAAQNQEDGNRFIDLGLKRSSLKVTGSLKFDISVTPELAARAVTLRRQWAPRRPVWIATSTHEGEEAIVLAAHRQLLATYPDLLLILVPRHPERFATTQSLAENLGFTYTLRSSGEQPSASTQVVIGDTMGELMLLYGIADLAFVGGSLVERGGHNPLEAAAHAIPVLMGPHTFNFKDICNKLDQADGLITVTDADSLGKEVGKLLADEDYRLYYGRHAVEVLHQNQGALQMLLTLLEPYLPQRTQ